Genomic DNA from Myxosarcina sp. GI1:
AGATGCTCGATGCGATCGCTGGTTACGATTCCCAGGACACGGCTACAGCTTGGAGTATAGGACATATTCCAGAAACCTACACTGCTTTTCTAGACCTGAATGGCTTACAAGGAGCTAGAGTTGGCGTTCTTAGAAGCTTTTTTGGTAATGCTCCAGAACACCAGGAAGTTAACAACGTAGTTAACAAAGCTGTTGAAGTAATAGGAGGAGAGGGAGCAACTCTCGTCGAGCTAGACACCTCCCTCGATGCAGACACTTTAGTTTCTGACGTGAGCATTCATTTGTACGAGCTAGACGAACATCTAACAAACTATCTGCAAAACACTCAACCTCAAACACCTGTAGAATCCCTAGCTGAAATTATTGATTCTGGCGAATATCATCCAGCATTAGAAGAAACTTTTGATGAAGTCACCACTTTAAGCACGACAGACGAAGAATACAAAAATCGTTTAGTCAAAAGAGCGGATTTACAAGACACCTTTATGCAAATAATGGCAGATAACCAACTTGACGCAATTGTCTTTCCACATCAAAAACGTTTAGTCGTTCCCATCGGAGAATCTCAAGTAGAACGGCAAGGAATTTTAACTTCATCAACTGGATTTCCTTCGATCGTCGTACCTGCTGGTTTTTCCTCTCCAACGGATACTGCGCCCATAGGCGTACCTGTTGGCATGGAATTTGTTGGTAGACCTTGGAGCGAACCGACTCTAATTAAACTAGCGTATGCTTTCGAGCAAGCAAGTCAGTTGAGACAACCACCACAGAGTACCCCGCCACTGTAAAGTAAAAAATAGCTATTGGATAATATTTCGGATAATTGGCTCTCAATTATTGTAGCGATCGCTACAAATTTTTATCTTCCAATTTCCTCCTCAACCTCGTATATCTTTGCTGCTGCTTGACCTGCTTGACTGCGATTGCCACCGCTTTCTCCGAACCAACAATCAACGCTAGTTTCTTAGCTCTAGTCAAACCAGTGTAAAACAAGTTACGAGAGAGCATAACGTAATGTTGGGTATAAAGAGGCAGAATAACTACAGGATATTCCGAACCTTGAGATTTATGTATCGAAGTTGCCCAAGCTAGCGTAATTTCATTTAAATCTGCATAGTCATAGGTTACATTCCTGCCATCACGATGAGGCGCGTTCCCTTGCGTCTTTCGCCGACGCGGGGTCGCCTCATCAAAGTCAATAGTGACTTCCTTTTCGGTTTTATCGATTGCCTTAACTATTCCCAAGTCACCATTAAACACTTCTTTATTATAGTCATTCTTTAGCTGCATCACGCGATCGCCCGTTCTGAGAATACTGTCTCCTCTAACTAATTCTTCTTTGTATTCGGCAGCAGGATTGATTAGCTGTTGCAATACACTGTTGAGATTGCGAGTACCGACTACTCCTCTAGTCATGGGACAAAGCACCTGAACATCGGTAGCGGGATTAAAACCAGTTTTGGGTATGTAATGTTCGATGAGGTCGCAGATAGTTTGTACGCCATGTTCTGGTTCTGTTCCTCCCGAATGCCAGAGACAGTCTGAAGTTGCTTTCATCGATACTGGTTCTAGTTTTGGTAGGCGACCATTATTTATTTGATGGGCAGTACGAACGATTGCACTTTCGGCAGCTTGTCTAAATACCTGAGTCAGACGGACGACGGGAATTTGTTGG
This window encodes:
- a CDS encoding amidase family protein, with product MRFNRVGAANSFVFEEATIDRIQTAMQQGTLTASELVEHYLERIEAYDQQGPELNSVIVVNPNATERATELDRQFQTSGKVGSLHGIPVLLKDNVETNNLPTTGGSLSLEGYVPASDAPIVTKLEEAGAIILAKVNLHEFAVAGETVSSILGQTKNPYDLTRTPGGSSGGTGAAIAANFGVLGIGTDTINSIRSPASANSLVGLRPTLGLVSRTGIIPYSLTQDTAGPITRTISDAAKMLDAIAGYDSQDTATAWSIGHIPETYTAFLDLNGLQGARVGVLRSFFGNAPEHQEVNNVVNKAVEVIGGEGATLVELDTSLDADTLVSDVSIHLYELDEHLTNYLQNTQPQTPVESLAEIIDSGEYHPALEETFDEVTTLSTTDEEYKNRLVKRADLQDTFMQIMADNQLDAIVFPHQKRLVVPIGESQVERQGILTSSTGFPSIVVPAGFSSPTDTAPIGVPVGMEFVGRPWSEPTLIKLAYAFEQASQLRQPPQSTPPL
- a CDS encoding ATP-dependent RecD-like DNA helicase, giving the protein LLEFDPSKMGFKRDADNPLDCDALVVDECSMVDLFMAHSILKALPKDALLLMVGDIDQLPSVGPGNVLRDLIASQQIPVVRLTQVFRQAAESAIVRTAHQINNGRLPKLEPVSMKATSDCLWHSGGTEPEHGVQTICDLIEHYIPKTGFNPATDVQVLCPMTRGVVGTRNLNSVLQQLINPAAEYKEELVRGDSILRTGDRVMQLKNDYNKEVFNGDLGIVKAIDKTEKEVTIDFDEATPRRRKTQGNAPHRDGRNVTYDYADLNEITLAWATSIHKSQGSEYPVVILPLYTQHYVMLSRNLFYTGLTRAKKLALIVGSEKAVAIAVKQVKQQQRYTRLRRKLEDKNL